Proteins from one Candidatus Eisenbacteria bacterium genomic window:
- a CDS encoding type II toxin-antitoxin system RelE/ParE family toxin — MSTIGSGCHELRIIDESVTWRIVCAVEADAIVVLDVFAKKTNKTPKEILSTCKRRLKAFRST; from the coding sequence CATGTCCACGATCGGTTCTGGCTGTCATGAGCTCCGGATCATCGATGAGAGCGTGACCTGGCGAATCGTGTGTGCGGTCGAAGCCGACGCCATTGTCGTACTGGATGTGTTCGCGAAGAAGACCAACAAGACGCCGAAGGAGATCCTGAGCACCTGCAAGAGAAGGCTCAAGGCGTTCAGGTCGACTTAG
- a CDS encoding helix-turn-helix transcriptional regulator, with translation MKLALGDSLRRHRIRRKWTQQDLARRLGSSQSRVAKLETGALGVTLDLLFRALFVAGASTDEIARELRSRRRSAA, from the coding sequence ATGAAGCTCGCGCTCGGGGACAGCCTCAGACGTCATCGAATCCGGCGGAAGTGGACGCAGCAGGACCTTGCGAGGCGATTGGGATCAAGCCAGTCGCGCGTGGCGAAGCTAGAAACGGGAGCGCTGGGAGTCACCCTCGACCTCTTGTTCCGGGCTCTGTTCGTCGCGGGCGCTTCTACGGACGAAATCGCTCGAGAGCTCCGCTCTCGCCGGCGTTCGGCCGCGTAG